The genomic stretch TGGTCCTGCTCATCGCGCGGCAGTGTAGAGAGGTAGCGGTAGTTATAGAGCTTCATGATGCGCGGCAGATGCCGGCCAACAGTATCGTTGAGCAGTTGCGCGGCCTTCAGATTTTCGCCGGCGGCGATGTGGTCGCGTGCCGCGGTTACATACGCGGTCATCGCCGCGTTGAGCCGCGGCGAGAACGAAGCAATCACCGCGCGCCTCACACTAGTGCGCGCCCGCGAGAGCGCCAGCAGCGACGCCACCCCGCCCCACGACACCGACAACAGGAAGCTCGGCTCGAATAAGCCTATTAGATGCAGCAGAATGTCGACTTCATCGTCTTTTGTCAGAACGAAGTCGCAAACGTTATGCGCTTTCGATTGACCCGCATAAGGTAAATCGAAACAAATTGGGTTATAGCGTTCGCCGAGGTATTTGATTGTCTGTCCGAACGACGCCGTGGTGGCCAGCGCGCCGTTGATCAGAATGACACTCTCGAAGGCCGGATCGAATACGTGACGTTCAACGTAGACTTTCAGGCCCGCCGGTAGCGGAACAAGGAGTTTTTCGATGGGCATGGCGTATTCGCATGCACTTGCGCCAGGCAAATGCGTACCGATACCGCGCCCGCACTCGCGGACGCCTTGCGGCCGGACTACCGGGGATCAGGCCCATGTGACTTGCCTTGACGCCGGCAAATCCGATCCGCGACGACCGCTGCTGCACCGAAAACAGGTTCACTCAACGTGATCCCTGCCGGCTCTCTTTGACGCGCGCCTGAACTCAGGTTCGCTTCAATCGAGCGTTCGATGCCTCGTAATGTTTTTATATGTAATTTGGAAAGCGTTGCTTCAATCTCTGCCGCACGCCATTCGTTGACACCAGTCTGCTCTTGCTGCGTGAAGACTTGATGTCAATACGCGATGACGGAAAGCTTTTTAACATATTTCAAAAATAAAAGCTGAAAATGTCACTGAGGATATGTTCGAAATTGGCAGGGAAAATGTTATTGAAAGGAAATGGCATTGAGTTCCGCAGCCATTGCGCCACGCTACTCAAGACACTACCGGACCAGCGAGAATGCTTCCCGGCAGGCGATCTCGCCGGCGCCGTACACGCCGACCACCGTATAGTCCGACGCCACGCATTCGAACGTCGAGCCCTGAAACGTGATGACAAAATGGCGCTGCGCAGGACCGGGCGAAGTGACGGCCGAAATCTCGGCGGCCAGCGACGAGTTCATCACTTCGTGAACCGAGTACCCGGTGAGCCCAAGCGAAGCGAGCGGATGGATCTCGAGATCGATATCGCCGGGCGGCCCCAGTCGATGAAACACGGCGTCGGGAAATAGCACCGTGCAAAACGGATCGTCATCGGAATCGAATGGTCCGAACTGTTCAAAGTCGGATTCAGCAATTGGATAGGCCAAAATCACCCGGCGGTCGCTGGTGACAATGAATGGTTCGGCGGCGTCGGCTGCCGGATGAGGAACGGAGTCCAGCAGGACGACATGGTCTTCCTGCTGGGGTGACTCGAGCGTGCTAATCATCTACTTCGCGACTCCATTGCGCTCACGCGCCGGCTTGCACCGTCGAGGTTTGCGGCGCTGCGGCAGCGCTCGTCGCGCCGGCATTGCCTTTGCTCACCGTCTTGCGACCCGGCACTTTCTTTGCCGCCGCGGTTTTCTTCACGGCAGCCTTCTTTGCGGTGGCTTTTTTCACAGCCGGCTTGGCGGCGCTTTTCTTTGCCGCGGCTTTTTTAGTTGCCGCAGTGCCCTTCCTGGCGGCCGTTTTGGACGCCACCGCCTTTTTCGCCGTTACTACTTTGCCGGCGGCGACATTGCTGGCCGCCGCGCTATCGATCAGAAACCTGGTTCGGTCTTTGACCGTTGCGAGCCATGCCGGCGCCGGACCGCGCCCGCTCCAGGTGGCGCCGGTTTTCGGATCGAGGTACTTGGGCGGTTGCGCGCCTTTAGGCTGACCTTTACTTCCGGCTTTGGCGCGAGTGACTGCCGCATTTGCCGCGGGCTTCAATTCGCTAGCGCCTTCAATCAGGAATTGAGTCCGGTCTTTCACGGCGGCAATCCAGGCGGGTGCACGCCCGTGGCCCGTCCAGGTCGCGCCCGTTTTGTTATTGCGGTACTTCGGAATCGACTTGCCTGCGCCGGCGGCTTTTGCCTTGGCACCTGCAGCATGCCCATTCAAGGCGTGCGCGGCGCGTTTCGCCTGTGCCTTTGCTTCGATATCTGCGGTAGTCAGGCCATGCTTGAGCATCAATTCGCGAATCTGGTTGACCGCGACTTGTGCTTTCCTGGCAATAAGCGTGTCAGCTTGCGCCTGGAGCTTCTTAAGCTTTGCCTGGATTTGCTCTAACGTGGGCATTTGATTGCTCCTTATGTGGTAATCGATCGAACTATGCCACGAATAGCGCCAGAAAGGCAGATCTACGCGGCTATAAAGGCAACCGGTTTTACACTGGAACGCATCCAGTGGAGTACGAACCTTTCGAGTCCACTACCCGATAGTCCCATTCTTTAGTCTTTTCGATTGCTGCCCAACCACTTAAGTCGGCGTAAAAACGACAACCTGGCGGTCGGCTATATATCTCACACTGCGCATGAATCGGTACTGTTGATCGTCGGCGGTTATCCGGTTGAGTCCCAACTGCGTCAATGCCAGCATCTCGTCGGCCTGAAAGGCGGCCACTACGCCGTGATCCGTCAAATCCTCCAGAGCGCCGGACGGATTGCCGACATAAACACTGCGCACCTGCGTGCCGATCCGCATCAGAACCACGCTCTCCCCTTCGTCGAGCGCCAATTCGAGATAGCCGGCAAGCGTTCGTAATGAATCCGGCGTGCTAGTCTGGACCTGATAGATCGCAGCATTCGATGGCGTCATTTCTGTTTCCCCGTCACCCACGTCAAGAGAAGCCGGCCGCAGTGCATTACGGCAATAACCGCTTCTACTATAGGCAAGCATTCGGAGATTCAAAGGGCGGCAGTCCATTTTTTTGCTGGTAATCCCGTGTTACCAATCTTGCAGCGGTGGTTGGCGCGGTGGGCGGCTGCCTGGTGGGAAAACAGATCGCGAAGAAGCAAG from Paraburkholderia phytofirmans OLGA172 encodes the following:
- a CDS encoding H-NS family nucleoid-associated regulatory protein, which gives rise to MPTLEQIQAKLKKLQAQADTLIARKAQVAVNQIRELMLKHGLTTADIEAKAQAKRAAHALNGHAAGAKAKAAGAGKSIPKYRNNKTGATWTGHGRAPAWIAAVKDRTQFLIEGASELKPAANAAVTRAKAGSKGQPKGAQPPKYLDPKTGATWSGRGPAPAWLATVKDRTRFLIDSAAASNVAAGKVVTAKKAVASKTAARKGTAATKKAAAKKSAAKPAVKKATAKKAAVKKTAAAKKVPGRKTVSKGNAGATSAAAAPQTSTVQAGA